The Chitinophagaceae bacterium genome has a segment encoding these proteins:
- a CDS encoding polysaccharide deacetylase family protein: MEKRYIILTFDVEEFDTPLEYDQGVDVQKQLHTSYEGLILLQNLLNTYEIPATFFCTGVFAEAYPDVIRTLSHTHEIASHTFFHSTFDDRDLERSKSTLEHIIEKEIQGLRMPRMQFVENTLVKKAGYSYNASLNPTLIPGRYNNLSKPKLPFREGGIWTIPATVSPSFRIPLFWLTFKNFPLWFFKKLSSDSLRAYKVINLYFHPWEFVDLSDFSNIPSFIKRFSDKKMLEMLEKYIIWAKNKNIEFITMADWIQQLSSSQNK, from the coding sequence TTGGAAAAAAGATATATAATTTTAACCTTTGACGTGGAGGAGTTTGATACACCTTTGGAATATGATCAGGGAGTGGATGTGCAAAAACAACTTCATACTTCATACGAAGGACTTATATTATTGCAAAATCTCTTGAATACGTATGAAATACCAGCTACATTTTTTTGCACGGGAGTATTTGCTGAAGCGTATCCCGATGTGATACGCACTCTTTCTCATACCCATGAAATTGCTTCCCATACTTTTTTTCATAGCACATTTGATGATAGAGATTTGGAAAGGTCTAAAAGCACTTTGGAACATATCATTGAAAAAGAAATACAAGGATTACGAATGCCGAGGATGCAATTTGTAGAAAATACATTGGTAAAAAAAGCCGGATATAGTTATAATGCTTCCCTCAATCCTACTCTTATACCCGGGAGATATAATAATCTTTCCAAGCCCAAGCTCCCTTTTAGAGAAGGAGGTATATGGACTATCCCTGCGACAGTTTCCCCATCGTTCCGCATACCTCTTTTTTGGCTCACCTTCAAAAACTTTCCTCTTTGGTTCTTCAAAAAACTTTCCTCTGATTCTCTTCGTGCTTATAAGGTTATTAATCTCTATTTTCACCCATGGGAATTTGTAGATCTCTCTGATTTTTCTAATATTCCTTCTTTTATAAAAAGATTTTCTGACAAAAAAATGTTAGAAATGTTAGAGAAATATATTATATGGGCAAAAAATAAAAATATAGAATTTATTACTATGGCTGATTGGATACAGCAACTCTCTTCATCACAAAACAAATGA